The Frondihabitans peucedani genome segment CGGTGAGGTCGGCCGCCTGGAAGGTGTACTTCTCGGCGCGGGAGGCGTCTTCGTCGAACCAGCCTCGGAGGTCGGGGGTGAAGCCGTCGGCGATGCCGGCGAGCTGCTTCCAGGCCTCGGTCGAGGTCGGGTCTACGGGAGCATTTTCGGTCACGGGGTCCTCCAGAACGCCTGCACGGTACGTGGCCCGCGACTCACGCAACACTGCGAGGCGGACCGTCTGCAATCCTATTGCGGCGTCGCGATCCTGGTCCGCCCGGGTGTCGGGCCGACACCCGTCACTCGGCGAGGTCGCGGACCAGCGCGGGGATCCTCTCGCGGAACGGGAAGAATCCGCGGGAGGCCGACGGCCACGCCGCGCTGTCCCAGGGGCGACGCACGGTGACGAGGCTCACGCCGTCGGCGGCGAGGTCGGACCGGAGCCTGCCGATCCTCTCCTGGACGGGGCCGACCGGTGCGTACGGGACGACGATCGTGTCGAGCCGCTCCGACCGGGCCCAGTCGAGGACCCACGACGCCGCGGCGCCCGCAAGCACCACGGCGGGTCGCCCGCGGGAGTCGAGGCTCCGCTCCGCAGCGTCGTCGACGACGGCGGCGGTGAAGGCGTCGACCGCGCTCGACGCCCCGAGGGGAGAACGCTCGTCAGGATCGGCGAAGGCGGCGGTGGCCACGAGCGTCTCGGCCAGCCCGGGCTGCCCCGCGAGCAGACTCGAGGCGTCGAGGTCCTCCTCGTGGATCAGGAGCCCGGCCCGTGCGCCGATCGTGCCGACGACCTCCTCCGGCTCGATCGGCGTCCTGGCTGGCAGCGGTTCCTCGCTGAGGGCGCGGGCGGTCGTCGCCAGCCCGGCAGGCGAGAAGCGCCCGTCGGTGTAGCGGGAGATGTTCGAAGCCTGGGCCAGGTAGGTCTTGCCGGCGGTCTGGAGACCCGCCACCCAGCGCCACGACAGCGTGTTCGACGCGGCGTCGCCGTCGAGCAGGTGCCGGTAGAAGAGGTCGGCGCCGAGCTGCCACGGCAGGCCGAGGGTGAAGACCCAGATGCTCGCGAACCACATGCGCGTGTGGTTGTGCAGGTAGCCGGTCTCGACCAGCTCGCGCACCCACGCGTCCATTGCGTCGATGCCGGTGTGGCCGGCGACCGCCTCCTCGTACCCGGCCGGGAGGCCGCCCGCGTGGAAGGCGTCGACCTCAAGGCGGTACCGCCGCCACACCTCGGGGTTCTGCTCGAGCCAGCCCTTCCAGTAGGTCCGCCAGAACACCTCCTGTACGAACTTCTC includes the following:
- a CDS encoding FAD-binding domain-containing protein, which encodes MFIPTRAAGLEALHDFVPHAGVDYSRDRNRDDGPSRSNVSGLSPYIRHRVVTEREVVTAVLARHRLGAAEKFVQEVFWRTYWKGWLEQNPEVWRRYRLEVDAFHAGGLPAGYEEAVAGHTGIDAMDAWVRELVETGYLHNHTRMWFASIWVFTLGLPWQLGADLFYRHLLDGDAASNTLSWRWVAGLQTAGKTYLAQASNISRYTDGRFSPAGLATTARALSEEPLPARTPIEPEEVVGTIGARAGLLIHEEDLDASSLLAGQPGLAETLVATAAFADPDERSPLGASSAVDAFTAAVVDDAAERSLDSRGRPAVVLAGAAASWVLDWARSERLDTIVVPYAPVGPVQERIGRLRSDLAADGVSLVTVRRPWDSAAWPSASRGFFPFRERIPALVRDLAE